In a single window of the Helicobacter felis ATCC 49179 genome:
- a CDS encoding phosphoethanolamine transferase, whose protein sequence is MVLDRRFWLMWLAPIVASFFSVDVQVWEGMFWHVLKVAFYSLLVFYVFYFLVEWIRFPKLVQFLKNTMLILSLSLNFIDFFASYYFHMGFTPSLVGTLLATNIRESREFLQSMVFPHMGFVLGYLAACAGFLYLVRFELILSIKQSLQTFLVLFVAFWAHNIGAFYLQKRHSFLINPNIPTRVIPVVKEIYAIVFHLKEYAQSKEIYSSLKKPYPKDYVHVDADSVSNVVLIVGESASRNFMGVYGYGVPNTPFLSALARDDAQNLFVFRDVISAFANTYSTFKTLLNYGDVENSATPWFLQKKLGRIFNLAGYQTFWIDAQDDLENNRSFALWSYPFTHRIWGNGPLDVPNATLDEWLVEAFNQRAKSKLASKNFILFHLFGSHATYTSRFPKDFAKFTPAQIPYRGLHVKNEQDKQIVADYVNSLYYTDHVLEEIFKLFKDKDAVIVYLSDHAQDIFESSDTYGHRCSDYGVEIPFVIYVSDLFKQKHPQKVQQLAQALNKPFMSDDLIHTLLPLAGIHTKDNLESKNLLSAKFDTRRKRVYCGNHVLKTQSPTAP, encoded by the coding sequence ATGGTTTTAGATAGGCGTTTTTGGTTGATGTGGCTTGCTCCCATTGTGGCAAGTTTTTTTTCAGTAGATGTGCAAGTGTGGGAGGGGATGTTTTGGCATGTGCTTAAAGTGGCTTTTTATAGCCTGCTTGTGTTTTATGTGTTTTACTTTCTTGTGGAGTGGATTAGGTTTCCCAAGTTGGTTCAATTCTTAAAAAATACGATGTTAATTTTAAGTTTAAGTCTGAACTTTATAGATTTCTTTGCCTCTTATTACTTCCACATGGGCTTTACCCCTTCTCTAGTGGGCACTCTTTTAGCGACCAATATTAGAGAGAGTCGCGAATTTTTGCAAAGTATGGTGTTTCCTCATATGGGGTTTGTTTTAGGTTATTTAGCAGCTTGTGCAGGTTTCTTATATCTTGTGCGTTTTGAGTTGATTTTGAGTATTAAACAAAGCCTCCAAACTTTTCTTGTTCTGTTTGTGGCTTTTTGGGCGCACAATATTGGAGCATTTTATTTACAAAAACGCCATAGTTTCCTGATCAACCCCAACATCCCCACACGAGTGATTCCTGTTGTCAAAGAGATCTATGCCATTGTATTTCATTTGAAAGAATACGCGCAGAGCAAGGAAATATACTCTAGTCTCAAAAAACCCTACCCTAAAGACTATGTGCATGTGGATGCTGATAGTGTGTCTAATGTGGTTTTGATTGTAGGAGAGAGTGCTTCGAGGAATTTCATGGGGGTTTATGGCTATGGCGTGCCCAACACGCCTTTTTTGAGTGCCTTAGCTAGAGATGATGCGCAAAATCTCTTTGTCTTTAGGGATGTGATCTCTGCCTTTGCTAACACTTACAGCACTTTTAAAACTCTGCTCAACTATGGTGATGTAGAAAATAGTGCCACGCCTTGGTTTTTGCAGAAAAAGTTGGGGCGTATTTTTAACTTAGCAGGCTACCAAACCTTTTGGATTGATGCGCAGGATGACTTGGAGAATAACCGATCATTTGCCCTATGGTCCTACCCCTTCACGCATCGTATTTGGGGTAATGGTCCCCTAGATGTCCCTAATGCGACCTTAGATGAGTGGTTAGTTGAGGCGTTTAACCAGCGTGCAAAATCCAAGCTGGCTTCTAAGAATTTCATCCTCTTCCATCTTTTTGGAAGCCATGCCACATACACATCGCGCTTCCCCAAAGACTTTGCCAAATTCACCCCAGCACAAATTCCCTATCGAGGTTTGCATGTCAAAAATGAGCAAGACAAACAAATTGTAGCAGACTATGTCAATTCGCTCTACTACACAGACCATGTCTTAGAAGAGATTTTTAAACTTTTCAAAGATAAAGACGCGGTGATTGTTTATCTCTCCGATCATGCCCAAGATATTTTTGAGAGCAGTGATACCTATGGCCACCGCTGTTCTGATTATGGGGTAGAAATCCCCTTTGTAATCTATGTTAGCGACCTCTTCAAGCAGAAACACCCTCAAAAGGTCCAGCAACTCGCCCAAGCGCTCAATAAACCCTTTATGAGCGATGATCTCATCCACACTCTATTGCCCTTAGCAGGTATTCACACAAAGGATAATTTAGAGAGTAAAAATCTTTTGAGCGCAAAGTTTGACACTAGGCGCAAGAGAGTTTATTGTGGCAACCATGTGTTAAAAACGCAATCCCCCACTGCTCCATGA
- a CDS encoding methyl-accepting chemotaxis protein — MNLSSLRIGTKLVSLIIGVLLVIFIILSLVITYKSSETLQTEAYKTLYNVAKRHANRITPAFNQGFALLETLKATIQTSIAHNSLREDELISFIRTAFDEASWSDYCFLYLPRAAFKDRGDQAIPGFKDVGYLNKKEGFYLALKDTDVSQVGGIAPLSIEQSSGFFNDPNVKEAMLANKNTLSEPMRVNIAGDDVTSVIATVPIQDKQNRAVGFISFSINLAKMRQEIILEKTSSVYQGDIIAVVSSTGRVAAFPNTNMIGKSLLEVNPGPLTEAILKIVKEHKEGVFPYINIRHEQSFIGLVNFKVWRDIDQFWSVFIVAPKHSIFKPKEELTKLVITTAFLSLIIAGICVALLANKIISARLSVVLEGLISFFRFLNHEKISLKPLKIQSNDELGQMVSAINTNIQKIQVSLEEDEQAVSQSVNTAKIIESGDLSARITQIPANPQLKELKNVLNTMLDALERKVGSNINAINAVFEAYKQFDFTAEIQNAKGTVETTTNMLGQDIRQMLNASFAFAKELSSQSAVLKESMQTLSQSSVSQSNSLEGTARQIVQITASMQSTSAQTTEISKQAQEIKNIIGIIQDIADQTNLLALNAAIEAARAGEHGRGFAVVADEVRKLAERTGKSLGEIEANANALIQSIDGIVSNIQEQTMGIERVNETVEQLEIVVQENAQIALDTDQITQKVNDIAKEIFDDVKKKKF; from the coding sequence CAAAAGACATGCCAATCGCATCACCCCTGCTTTCAATCAAGGTTTTGCCCTACTAGAAACCTTAAAGGCGACAATTCAGACCTCTATTGCCCATAACTCTTTGCGTGAAGACGAATTGATTAGTTTTATCCGCACGGCCTTTGATGAGGCCAGTTGGTCGGATTATTGTTTCCTCTATCTTCCCCGCGCAGCTTTCAAAGACAGAGGCGACCAAGCTATCCCCGGCTTTAAAGATGTGGGATACCTTAATAAAAAAGAAGGCTTTTACCTTGCGCTCAAAGACACAGATGTCTCTCAAGTAGGCGGGATTGCTCCCCTCTCAATTGAGCAGAGTTCTGGTTTTTTCAACGACCCCAATGTCAAAGAGGCCATGCTAGCTAATAAAAACACCTTGAGTGAACCTATGCGCGTCAACATTGCTGGGGATGATGTAACCTCTGTGATCGCCACAGTGCCCATTCAAGATAAGCAAAATCGGGCCGTGGGTTTTATCAGCTTTTCGATCAATCTTGCCAAAATGCGCCAAGAAATCATCTTGGAAAAAACAAGCTCTGTTTATCAAGGTGATATCATTGCAGTCGTCTCTTCTACAGGCCGGGTTGCCGCCTTCCCCAATACCAATATGATTGGTAAATCTTTACTAGAAGTTAACCCGGGACCTTTGACAGAGGCTATTTTAAAGATCGTCAAGGAGCATAAAGAGGGGGTGTTTCCCTATATCAATATTAGACATGAACAATCTTTTATCGGACTGGTAAATTTCAAAGTATGGCGCGACATCGATCAATTTTGGTCAGTCTTTATTGTCGCTCCTAAACACTCTATTTTTAAACCTAAGGAAGAATTAACCAAGCTCGTTATCACGACCGCATTTCTTTCTCTCATCATTGCAGGGATATGTGTGGCTTTACTGGCCAATAAAATCATTTCAGCGCGCCTCTCTGTCGTGTTGGAGGGGTTAATTTCCTTTTTTAGGTTTTTAAACCACGAAAAAATTTCTCTCAAACCTTTGAAAATCCAAAGCAATGATGAGTTGGGGCAGATGGTGAGCGCTATTAACACCAATATCCAAAAGATCCAAGTATCTTTAGAAGAAGACGAACAAGCGGTGTCCCAATCTGTCAACACGGCTAAAATCATAGAATCGGGCGATTTGAGCGCGCGCATCACGCAAATTCCTGCCAATCCCCAGCTCAAAGAACTCAAGAATGTTTTAAACACCATGTTAGATGCCCTAGAACGCAAGGTGGGGAGCAATATCAATGCGATCAACGCCGTTTTTGAAGCCTACAAGCAATTTGATTTCACTGCTGAAATCCAAAACGCTAAGGGAACGGTGGAGACAACCACCAACATGTTAGGCCAAGACATCCGCCAAATGCTCAACGCCTCTTTTGCTTTTGCCAAAGAATTATCCTCACAAAGCGCGGTTTTAAAAGAATCTATGCAAACCCTCTCTCAAAGCAGTGTGTCTCAATCTAACTCCCTAGAAGGGACTGCTAGGCAAATTGTCCAGATTACAGCCTCTATGCAGAGCACCAGCGCACAAACTACGGAAATTAGCAAACAAGCCCAAGAGATCAAAAACATTATTGGCATCATCCAAGACATCGCCGATCAGACCAATCTCCTAGCTTTAAATGCCGCCATCGAAGCTGCGCGCGCGGGCGAGCATGGCAGGGGTTTTGCAGTGGTGGCCGATGAAGTCAGAAAGTTAGCTGAGAGAACTGGGAAATCTTTAGGGGAAATAGAGGCTAATGCCAATGCATTGATTCAGAGCATTGATGGGATTGTTTCTAATATCCAAGAACAGACTATGGGAATTGAGCGGGTGAATGAAACAGTTGAGCAACTAGAGATTGTGGTGCAGGAAAACGCTCAAATTGCCCTAGACACCGACCAAATCACCCAAAAGGTCAATGACATCGCTAAGGAAATTTTTGACGATGTCAAGAAGAAAAAGTTTTAA